The following nucleotide sequence is from Paucidesulfovibrio longus DSM 6739.
GTCGCGTGCGTTTCCTGCGTTCCTATATCAAGACATCTCAATATAGGCAACGTTGAATTGGCCCGACTGGCACGCGGCGCGAATTCCGGGTAGGGTACCATTCCGGCGGCCTCCCTGCCGCCTCCGGACCGACCGAGCAAGGCGCTCCGGAAGGCCTCGGAGGGCACAGGTTGAAAAACATACCCGAAAGGTATACCGTGTGCATTTGACCGCCATTGAACACCACACGGCGATGCTTTCGCCGGAAGAACATCCAGACATGAAACCGGACACCACTTCCCAGCCGGATGTCGACCAGGCGTCGGTGAATAAAGCCGAAGCCGGAGACGCCAAGATTGCCAGCAGCGAAAAGCCCGACAAGGCCGAAGGCTTCATGCTGCCCGCCCTCAAGGACAAGCGCTCCGGCCAGGTGGTGCCCAGCGACCCGCTCCAGCTCTACCTGCGCGAGATTTCGCGCTTCCCCATGCTCAAGCCGGAAGAGGAGCAGGAGCTGGCCCAGCGCGTGCGCGAAAACGGCGACCAGGACGCGGCCTTCCGCCTCGTTTCCTCCCACCTGCGCCTCGTGGTCAAGATCGCCATGGAATTCCAGCGCCGCTGGATGCAGAACGTGCTCGACCTGATCCAGGAGGGCAACGTGGGCCTGATGAAGGCCGTGAACAAGTTCGACCCGGACAAGGGCATCAAGTTTTCCTATTACGCGGCCTTCTGGATCAAGGCGTACATCCTCAAGTACATCATGGACAACTGGCGCATGGTCAAGATCGGGACCACCCAGACCCAGCGCAAGCTCTTCTACAACCTGAACAAGGAACGGCAGCGGCTGCTCTCGCTCGGGTTCAACCCGACCACGGAGGCCCTTTCCGAATCCCTGAACGTCAGCGAGTCCGAGATCGTGGAGATGGACCAGCGCCTTTCGCGCGGCGACATGTCCCTGGACATGCCCATGAGCGACGACACGGACTCCACCCGGCTCGACTTTCTGCCCTCCCTGGCCCCCGGCGTGGAGGAAACCCTTTCCGACAATCAGATTTCCTCCATCCTGCTCAAGAATCTCAAGGCCATCGAGCACGATCTCAACGACAAGGAACTGGCCATTCTCAACGAGCGCCTGCTTTCGGACTCCCCCGTGACCCTGCGGGAGATCGGCGAGCGCTTCGGGGTCACGCGGGAGCGCGTGCGCCAGATCGAGGCGAGGCTGCTGCAGAAGATCCGGCAGCATCTGGAAGAAACGGTGGACGATTTTTCCGTGGAGTGGATCAACAAAGATGAATGACAAGCTCATTGCCCTGAAGAAACAGTCCTGCAGGCTGGCCCGCCAGCACAACCTGCCCTCCTTCTACAGCGACTTCGCCGAGGAGGCCGACTTCTCTTCCGACCTGTTCTTCAACAACCAGGCCCTGCTCAAGCTCCAGGAAGACTCCGTCGCCTTCTTCTACGACGACTACATGTTCGGCATCGAGCATTCCAAGCGCCTGGCCCAGGACGCCTGCACCATCCTGCTGGCCTGGGACAACGGCCTGACCAGCCAGGCCTCCCGGCGCACCGGGCTGCTGGCCCAGGTCGCGGCCATGATCCGCGACATCGAATGCTCCGACGGCGAATCCGACCGCAGCCAGGGCTCGGCCCTGTCCCTGCTGGACGGCTGCCCGCTCTCCCCGGAGGAAAAGCGGCTCGTGACCCGCGCCTGCACCTGCCGCACCCGCCCGGACCCGGCGGAGATGCCCGAAGGCAGCGAGCTGCGCGCCCTGAGCTTCAGCCTGCACGACGCCTACTGGTTCCGCTTCGGGCCGGACATCTTCTCCACCGTCATGTGGATCTACTGCGACTACACCACCCTGAGCCTGCCCGAACTGGTGGACCAGTTCGAAAAGGGCGTGGACGCCGCGCGCTACGCCTCGGACGGATTCCTCACCGAGCCGGGCAGGAAGTACGGCCCGGAGATCCTTCAGGCCGGAGTGGAGCAGGGCGAGCTCATGCTCAAGCTGCTGCGCGAGGCCGCGGGCATGGAAGAGGGACGCTGACACGGCCTCCGGACCACACCAACAACGCATCCACACGGAGCGCACCGCATGAGCATTTTCGCAGCCCGAAAGAACATTTCCGCAGACCGCGACTCCGGGAGATGCCGCACGGGCGCGCTCCTGGCTGGCCTGATCTGCCTCGCCTGCCTGGCCGTCCTGGCCGGGTGCGCCGCGCATCCCTCGACGCGGACCGCGCCCCCGGCCTCCGTCCCCCTGAGCCCGGAAGCCCAGCGCACCTACGACTACCTGCTCTTCCAGGATCAGCGCTCCGCGCTGGAGCGGCTCGCCCGGCTCGGACAGGACATGACCGAGGAGCAGTACGCCGAGGCCATGGAGATCCAGAAGCGCGCGGCCCAGGCCGCGGACCGGCTCCTCGCCGAGCAGCCTTCCCCGGAACTCTACGGCGAAAAGGCCTCCCTCTATTTCAATTCGGACCAGCTCTCCGAAGCCCGCTCCATCCTGGACGCGGGACTGGCCAAGTTTCCCAACGACCGCGACCTCGTGAGCATGCTCGCCAGCGCCTACCTGCTGGAAGGCAACACCAAGAGCGCGGCCCTGCTCCTGGAAGCATACCTCTACAGCGCGCCCGAAGACCACGAAATGCGCAAGCGCCTCGCCGGGGTGCTCATCGACTCCCAGGATTTCGCCAAGGGGCTCGACCAGATCAACATCATCCCCAAAAAGGAGCGGGACAAGGTCGCCCTCTACCTCCAGGCCAGGGCCGAGTCCCGCCTGGGCAAGCGCCGGCAGGCGCTGGCGACCCTGGACCAGACCCTCAAGCTCGACCCGGACTACTATGAAGCCTGGGCCGAGGTGGCCTACCTGCGCGAGCTGGAAAACGACCTGCCCGGCGCGATCAAGGCGTACAAGCGCCTGCTCGACCTGGGCGGCCCGGAAGAAGAGATCCGCATCCGGCTCGTGACCCTGCTGCTCAAACTGAACAGCGTGGACCAGGCGCTCAAGGTCGCCATGGAAGGCCCCACGGAGAAATCCTACCTTCTCTCGGCCTCCAGCGCCTTCCTCAATCAGGGCTTCCCGGCCCAGGCATCGGCCGTGCTGGACACCCTGGGCGGGTTCGACCCCGTGCCCACGGAATACTTCTTCTACAAGGCCGTGATCGCCTTCGAGGCGGAGGAGGACGTGGAAAAGGCCCTGGAATACCTGGACCAGGTGCCCACGGACGACGACCGCTACGACGAGGCCCTGGAATTCCGCATCCAGATCCTGCACGGCCTGGAACGGCCCGAAGACGTGCTCAAGCTCATCCGCGAGGGCCAGGCCAAGTTTCCGGACAAGCTCGGATTCTACCAGATGGAATCCGAGTACTGGCTCAGCCGCGAAGACGAGCAGCAGGCCCTGGGCGCGCTGGAGCGCGGGCTGGCCCGCAGGCCGGACAACCCGGACCTGCTCTACCGCTACGGAGCGCTGCTCGACCGTACGGGCCAGCGGGAAAAGGGTCTGCAGATCATGGAGCGGATCATCAAGAGCGACCCGCAGCACGCGGACGCCCTGAACTACATCGGCTACACCCTGGCCGAGGAGGGCCGCGACCTCCAGCGCGCCCTGGTGCTCGTCGAAAACGCCCTGCTCCAGGAGCCGGACAACGGCTACATCATCGACTCCCTGGCCTGGGTGCACCTCAAGTCCGGCCATCTGGACAAGGCCTGGGAGCAGATTCAGCGCGCCGTGCGCGAGGTGCCCAAGGATCCCACCATCTGGGAGCACTACGGGGACATCGCCAAGGCCCTCGGCAAGAAGGTCTCCGCCCTGGAAGGCTACCGCAAGGCCATCCAGTACGGATCGGAAGAGGTTGACCGCATCAAGGACAAGATTAAGTCTTTATGATCGACGCGCCCCGTTCCCGCCCGGCCGCCCTGCTCGCCTGGGCCGCGCTTTTCTGCGTCCTGTCCGGCCTTCTGGGCGGCTGCGCCAAGAGGCCCCTGCCCGACTACGGCTTCGCGCCGCAGACCTGGAACGTCTTCAACGCGCACTACCGGGTTCGCCCGCAGGCTCCGGCCTTCGCGGTCTCCACCAGCCTGGCCTGGAGCTCGGGCAAGAAGAGCGCGCGCATCCTCATCGATCTCTGGGGCGCCTTTTCCCACGCGGACATGCCCGACGGCGGCGCGGGCAGCGGCGCGATCATCCGCATGGATGCCTGGTCCAACCTGGGCGGCAGCCTCTGCAACCTGCGCGAGGGCACGGATGGCCTGGCCGCGCTCTACCCGGACCAGCTCAAGGCCTACACCCACTCCGACCCGGTCATCGGCGCGCGCCTGCTCGGCCTGCCCTTTCCCTTTTCCCTGGCCGACTTCGCGGCCCTGCTCTACGGCGACTTCACGGACCTCGTGCCCGAACGCTACGACGCGGTGGAAGCCCTGCCCAAGGGCGGCTATCGCTACACCTTCCGCACGGGCCGGGTGCGCAGCCTGAGCCTGGACAAGGCGGCCCGGCCCCTGGCCATGTCCGGCCAGACCAGCGTGCCGGAGGAATACCGCGAAAAGCTCGGCGGCCTCTGGAGCATTGATTTTTCCAACTATCCGGACAGCGCCGCGCCCGCTCCCGCAGACCCGGCCCAGCCGGAAAAGGCCCGCGCGCCCATGGCCGAACGCCTTTTCCTGACCCTTCCGGGCGACAACCGCGGCAGCTTGCGCATCCAGTCGCGAGAGCTTAAACTTGACGAATGGCCGGACAAGGCCATGACCCTGAACCTGCCCGAAGGGGTCGAGGTCCGCGCCCTGGACGGCGCGCCCAGAGACTGGACCACCGGGCGGCCCGAAGGCGAAGAGCCGATGCCGGGCGACAATGACCAACCATAGCCGAATCGGAGCGAAGATGTCCGAAACGACCCAGGAAAATACCTCCCGAACCAGCTACCCCATTCCCGGTCCCGAACCGGGGCTGATCGAAAATTTCCTGCTGGGACTGCGCGTTGTCTGGCGCGAGAGCGGGAAGGCGCTCTCCGGCCTGCTGCACCGCTACGAGCGGCGCGCGCTTGCCAAGCGGCTCGATGAAGAGTACTGCCGCCTGGGCCGCATCCAGGCCGGGCACGACGCCGAAACCAGCCGGGCGCTGGTCATGGGCCAGATCGGCCTGCTCCGGGACGAAATCGACGCCCTGGACCAGGAACGCAAGAACCAGGCCGCCTGACGGCCAAAGACCCCAGGGCGCGCCCGCGCCGAAAGAGGGAAGACATGTCCAAAAACGTGATCATCGGCTGCGACCACGGCGGATTGGCGCTCAAGGAAACCCTGAAGCCCTTCATCGAAAAGATGGGCTGGAGCGTGACCGACCTCGGAACCCACACCACGGACAGCTGCGACTACCCGCTCATCGCCAAGGCGGTCTGCGACGCCGTGCTCAAGGACGAGGGCTCCCTCGGCATCCTCATCTGCGGCACGGGACTCGGCATGTCCATGACCGCGAACCGCATTCCCGGCATCCGCGCGGCGGTCTGCACCAACGAATACATGGCCCGCATGGCCCGCGCCCACAACGACGCCAATGTGCTCTGCCTCGGCGAGCGCACCACCGGCCCCGGCCTGGCCCAGGAGATCACCCAGGTCTACCTGAGCGCCGAGTTCGAAGGCGGACGCCACCTGCGCCGCATCAATCTGATCGAAAACTAACCATATATTTCAAAGGAATACGCGCATGTCCCAGGATACGCTCAAAAACGGCCAGCTCGTGGTCAACACGGTCAAGGGCCTCGTCATGGACGGCACCCGCAAGGCCAATTCCGGCCACCCCGGCGGGGCCATGTCCTCGGCGGACTTCGCCACCACGCTCTTCAAGGATTTCCTGAACTACGATCCCGAAGATCCGACCTGGTTCAACCGCGACCGCTTCGTGCTCTCCGCGGGCCACGAGTCCATGCTGCTCTACTCCCTGCTCCACCTCCAGGGCCTGCTGCCCCTGGAAGAGCTGGAGCGGTTCCGCCAGTGGGGCTCCAAGACCCCGGGCCACCCGGAAGTCCACCTGACCCCCGGCGTCGAAGCCACGGCCGGACCGCTCGGCCAGGGCTTTTCCCAGTCCGTGGGCATGGCCGCGGCCGAGGCCTTCCTGAACGAGACCCTGGGCGCGGACGTGGTGGACCACTTCACCTACGTGCTCGTCTCGGACGGCGACATCCAGGAGCCCGTGTCCCTGGGCTCGGCCATCCTGGCCGGACGCTGGGGCCTGGGCAAGCTCATCGCCTTCTACGACTCCAACAAGGTCCAGATCGCCGGAGCCTGCTCCCGCGTGGACTGCACCAACTACGTCCAGGCGTTCGAGTCCTTCGGCTGGCATGTCCAGGAAGTGGACGGACACGACCGCGAAGCCATCGCCGAGGCCCTCAAGCGCGCCCAGATGGAAGCCACCCGGCCCAGCATCATCATCGGCCACACCATCATGGCCCAAGGCTCGGCCGGACGCGAAGGCGACCATGAAACCCACGGCTCGCCCCTGCCCCCGGAGGAAATCGCCGCCACCAAGTCCAAGATGGGCCTGGATCCCGAACAATTTTTCCAGGTGCCGGCCGCTGCCCTGGCCGAGTTCCGCGCCCGCTTCGACGGCCTGCGCGCCAACGCGGACGAGTGGAAGGCCAACCTCAAGGCCAAGCTCGCGGACAAGGACTTCGCCGCCAAGTGGAACCTCTTCACCGGCCCGCGCTCCGCGCTCCAGGTGGAGATGCCCTCCTTCGCGCCCGGCGAGAAGGTCGCCACCCGCAAGGCCTGGGGAGCCTGCCTGAACCAGATCATGGACCAGCTGCCCCAGCTCGTGGGCGGCTCCGCGGACCTCGACCCCTCCAACCAGACCGTGAAGTTCCGCGACCACGTGGGCTGTTTCGGCGTGGACGGGTTCGGCAGCCGCAACCTCTCCTTCGGCGTGCGCGAGTTCCCCATGGCCGCCATCGTCAACGGCCTGGCCCTGCACGGCGGCGTGATCCCCTTCGGCGCGACCTTCCTGACCTTCTCCGACTACTGCCGCAACGCCATCCGCATGAGCGCGCTCCAGGAACTGCCCGCGCTCTACGTCTTCACCCACGACTCGTTCTACCTCGGCGAGGACGGCCCCACGCACCAGCCCATCGAGCACCTCTCCTCCCTGCGGCTCATCCCGGACGTCATCGACCTGCGCCCGGCCGACGCCGTGGAAACCGCGCTCTGCCTGGATGTCGCCCTGCGCCAGGAAAAGCACCCCTGCTGCCTGTTCCTGACCCGCCAGGGCCTGCCCACCCTTGATCCCGCCGTGCACACCGGCATGGCCGAGGGCGTGAAAAAGGGCGGCTACGTGCTCGTGGACCCCGAAGGCGGCCCCGACGCCGTGGACATGGTCATCGTGGCCACCGGGTCCGAGGTTTCCCTGGCCATGGCCGCGGCCAAGCAGCTGCCCCAGCACAAGATCCGCATCGTGAGCATGCCCTCGGTCACGCTCTTCGAGCGGCAGAGCAAGGAATACAAGGACAGCGTGCTGCTGCCCAAGGTCGCCAAGCGCGTGGCCGTGGAAGCCGGACGGCCCGAACTCTGGTACCGCTACGTGGGCATGGACGGCCTGATCAAGGGCATCGACCACTTCGGCCACTCCGCGCCCTACCAGAAGCTCGAAGAGGAATACGGCTTCACCCCGGACGCGCTGGCCAAGCTCATCCAGGAAAAATACTCCTAGCTTTCGGGAAGCAACCGGGGGAAAACCTTTCTGAAGAGAGGTTCTTCCCCCGGCCCCCCTTTCCAAAGACGTTCATCGGCGGAATGCCTTTCGGCATTCCGCTTTTGTTTTCCACGAGGAACAGTCCGC
It contains:
- a CDS encoding sigma-70 family RNA polymerase sigma factor, with product MLSPEEHPDMKPDTTSQPDVDQASVNKAEAGDAKIASSEKPDKAEGFMLPALKDKRSGQVVPSDPLQLYLREISRFPMLKPEEEQELAQRVRENGDQDAAFRLVSSHLRLVVKIAMEFQRRWMQNVLDLIQEGNVGLMKAVNKFDPDKGIKFSYYAAFWIKAYILKYIMDNWRMVKIGTTQTQRKLFYNLNKERQRLLSLGFNPTTEALSESLNVSESEIVEMDQRLSRGDMSLDMPMSDDTDSTRLDFLPSLAPGVEETLSDNQISSILLKNLKAIEHDLNDKELAILNERLLSDSPVTLREIGERFGVTRERVRQIEARLLQKIRQHLEETVDDFSVEWINKDE
- the tkt gene encoding transketolase, whose protein sequence is MSQDTLKNGQLVVNTVKGLVMDGTRKANSGHPGGAMSSADFATTLFKDFLNYDPEDPTWFNRDRFVLSAGHESMLLYSLLHLQGLLPLEELERFRQWGSKTPGHPEVHLTPGVEATAGPLGQGFSQSVGMAAAEAFLNETLGADVVDHFTYVLVSDGDIQEPVSLGSAILAGRWGLGKLIAFYDSNKVQIAGACSRVDCTNYVQAFESFGWHVQEVDGHDREAIAEALKRAQMEATRPSIIIGHTIMAQGSAGREGDHETHGSPLPPEEIAATKSKMGLDPEQFFQVPAAALAEFRARFDGLRANADEWKANLKAKLADKDFAAKWNLFTGPRSALQVEMPSFAPGEKVATRKAWGACLNQIMDQLPQLVGGSADLDPSNQTVKFRDHVGCFGVDGFGSRNLSFGVREFPMAAIVNGLALHGGVIPFGATFLTFSDYCRNAIRMSALQELPALYVFTHDSFYLGEDGPTHQPIEHLSSLRLIPDVIDLRPADAVETALCLDVALRQEKHPCCLFLTRQGLPTLDPAVHTGMAEGVKKGGYVLVDPEGGPDAVDMVIVATGSEVSLAMAAAKQLPQHKIRIVSMPSVTLFERQSKEYKDSVLLPKVAKRVAVEAGRPELWYRYVGMDGLIKGIDHFGHSAPYQKLEEEYGFTPDALAKLIQEKYS
- the rpiB gene encoding ribose 5-phosphate isomerase B, whose amino-acid sequence is MSKNVIIGCDHGGLALKETLKPFIEKMGWSVTDLGTHTTDSCDYPLIAKAVCDAVLKDEGSLGILICGTGLGMSMTANRIPGIRAAVCTNEYMARMARAHNDANVLCLGERTTGPGLAQEITQVYLSAEFEGGRHLRRINLIEN
- a CDS encoding tetratricopeptide repeat protein produces the protein MSIFAARKNISADRDSGRCRTGALLAGLICLACLAVLAGCAAHPSTRTAPPASVPLSPEAQRTYDYLLFQDQRSALERLARLGQDMTEEQYAEAMEIQKRAAQAADRLLAEQPSPELYGEKASLYFNSDQLSEARSILDAGLAKFPNDRDLVSMLASAYLLEGNTKSAALLLEAYLYSAPEDHEMRKRLAGVLIDSQDFAKGLDQINIIPKKERDKVALYLQARAESRLGKRRQALATLDQTLKLDPDYYEAWAEVAYLRELENDLPGAIKAYKRLLDLGGPEEEIRIRLVTLLLKLNSVDQALKVAMEGPTEKSYLLSASSAFLNQGFPAQASAVLDTLGGFDPVPTEYFFYKAVIAFEAEEDVEKALEYLDQVPTDDDRYDEALEFRIQILHGLERPEDVLKLIREGQAKFPDKLGFYQMESEYWLSREDEQQALGALERGLARRPDNPDLLYRYGALLDRTGQREKGLQIMERIIKSDPQHADALNYIGYTLAEEGRDLQRALVLVENALLQEPDNGYIIDSLAWVHLKSGHLDKAWEQIQRAVREVPKDPTIWEHYGDIAKALGKKVSALEGYRKAIQYGSEEVDRIKDKIKSL